One Micromonospora sp. FIMYZ51 genomic window carries:
- a CDS encoding aminotransferase class I/II-fold pyridoxal phosphate-dependent enzyme, translating into MPLANDSYRGLTSLADDGDLLNLAWTVDEREFLAVDLAALLTGELADEIATGLPTIGSYLVQDPYGEAFLGPTVAALNPTAAGRLHVTAAAGVIPLLHALAGLAGRESAYILGDVYPDLPHWVRMAGGRCVSRFDFATADHVRNIVRGGARLVLLDRPALAGVSMAHDELRELCSRLPEQVTVVVDEAYANYLPPEDSVVPLVDEVPNLVVVRSVSKGYGMGGLRVGFAVSSPEVTPRLRELLPPMLPSSLSLRLARAILAAGDVFGPLRSRVAQARSETLAVFDDAGVHGARPAARHVPFLFFADEDDPGPVRLRSLGILGKRHTYWSERQRSTAYRYRLSVPLRSDRMALLRAKLGGLTA; encoded by the coding sequence ATGCCCCTCGCCAACGACTCGTACCGCGGGCTGACCTCCCTGGCTGACGACGGTGACCTGCTGAACCTGGCCTGGACGGTGGACGAGCGCGAGTTCCTCGCGGTCGACCTGGCTGCTCTGCTCACCGGTGAGCTGGCCGACGAGATCGCCACCGGGTTGCCCACGATCGGCAGTTATCTGGTGCAGGATCCGTACGGGGAGGCGTTCCTGGGCCCGACCGTTGCGGCACTCAACCCGACGGCCGCCGGCCGACTCCACGTCACCGCCGCCGCCGGGGTGATTCCGCTGTTGCACGCGCTCGCCGGTCTGGCCGGGCGCGAGTCGGCCTACATCCTGGGTGACGTGTATCCCGACCTGCCGCACTGGGTGCGGATGGCCGGCGGGCGGTGCGTCTCGCGGTTCGACTTCGCAACTGCGGACCACGTCCGGAACATCGTGCGTGGCGGGGCACGGCTCGTCCTGCTCGACCGGCCGGCACTGGCCGGGGTGTCCATGGCGCATGACGAGCTGCGGGAGTTGTGCAGCCGGCTGCCCGAGCAGGTGACCGTCGTCGTGGACGAGGCGTACGCGAACTATCTCCCGCCCGAGGACAGCGTGGTGCCGCTGGTCGACGAGGTGCCCAACCTGGTGGTCGTCCGGAGCGTGTCCAAGGGATACGGCATGGGCGGCCTCAGGGTGGGCTTCGCGGTGTCCTCGCCCGAGGTGACCCCCCGGTTACGGGAGTTGCTCCCGCCGATGTTGCCGTCCTCGCTCTCCCTACGCCTGGCCCGGGCGATCCTCGCGGCCGGTGACGTCTTCGGGCCGTTGCGCAGCCGGGTCGCTCAGGCCCGTAGCGAGACGCTGGCCGTCTTCGACGACGCTGGCGTGCACGGCGCACGTCCGGCAGCCCGGCACGTGCCATTTCTCTTCTTCGCCGACGAGGATGATCCCGGGCCGGTCCGGCTACGGTCGCTCGGGATCCTCGGCAAGCGGCACACGTACTGGAGCGAACGGCAGCGGAGCACGGCCTACCGGTACCGGCTCAGCGTGCCGCTGCGCAGCGACCGGATGGCGCTGTTGCGGGCGAAGTTGGGCGGGCTCACGGCGTAG
- a CDS encoding M28 family peptidase: MGPDPIVNHYLAEVAVDETLSCVERLAGLDRYQASTGLTRAADVVADAADRAGLTEVQIRQYPADGAAHWWSFRAPVSWTPREALLRLSGPGGAAVELDHHRSPFAVATYSSATPAGGTTAPLVELHGATPLGGALVVVDRPDYLDGSLLPRLVAAGAIGFVTDGPARDDGGTTWRGRIELPPDTSLLAFSLTPPEFRVAAELARAGGQATVRIVVDRTARMPVVSGLLPGMDPQADEIWVTAHLCHPRPSANDNASGVAAALGAAAAIGRAGRSGRPDRPARGIRWFWGPEFLGVAAVLHEHRDGRLPAAVLNLDMVGEDQARCGSPFVVERPPDLRPSLVPALAEHVVDAVFAGTSTGTGDTWTAVEFDGFSDHALFADPSIQRPAVQFCHPADRFNHSAADTPDKVSPLEMRRSTAAAAAFVHLAAGPGEPGSARPGAVRRWCAAQQEAAARIAARHGDPWGYGLRDHVARYTAGVGALLYGAPVAAPDRRDLGGLTAAWEGPLNLRAMQQALPGGTRAAVAGAIATDKSWLSVLFNLAIRADGSTDRHGLVATTSYALRRPLAGPVVDLLVDALLESGWVTEGATQCPSPTTRTAG; encoded by the coding sequence GTGGGGCCGGACCCGATCGTCAACCACTACCTCGCCGAGGTCGCGGTCGACGAGACTCTCTCCTGTGTCGAGCGGCTGGCCGGCCTCGACCGCTACCAGGCGTCCACCGGGCTGACCAGGGCCGCCGATGTCGTGGCCGACGCCGCCGATCGGGCTGGGCTCACCGAGGTGCAGATCCGTCAGTATCCCGCCGACGGCGCCGCGCACTGGTGGTCGTTCCGGGCCCCCGTGAGCTGGACCCCCCGAGAGGCCCTCCTCCGGCTCAGCGGTCCCGGCGGTGCCGCCGTCGAACTCGACCACCACCGCAGCCCGTTCGCCGTCGCCACGTACTCCTCGGCCACACCGGCCGGCGGCACGACCGCGCCTCTGGTCGAGTTGCACGGTGCCACCCCCCTGGGCGGTGCGCTCGTCGTGGTGGACCGGCCCGACTACCTGGACGGTTCCCTGCTGCCCCGGCTGGTGGCGGCCGGCGCCATCGGTTTCGTCACCGACGGGCCGGCCCGGGACGACGGCGGAACCACCTGGCGCGGACGGATCGAACTACCGCCCGACACCAGCCTGCTGGCGTTCAGCCTGACCCCGCCCGAGTTCCGCGTCGCCGCTGAGCTGGCCCGGGCCGGGGGGCAGGCGACGGTCCGGATCGTCGTCGACCGTACGGCGAGGATGCCGGTGGTGTCGGGCCTGCTGCCAGGCATGGATCCGCAGGCCGACGAGATCTGGGTGACCGCCCACCTGTGTCACCCGCGTCCCAGCGCCAACGACAACGCCTCCGGGGTGGCGGCGGCTCTGGGTGCCGCCGCCGCCATCGGTCGTGCCGGCCGGTCGGGCCGTCCGGATCGACCCGCCCGAGGGATCCGCTGGTTCTGGGGGCCGGAGTTCCTCGGCGTAGCCGCCGTGCTGCACGAGCACCGCGACGGGCGGCTACCCGCTGCCGTGCTCAACCTCGACATGGTCGGCGAGGACCAGGCCAGGTGTGGTTCCCCGTTCGTCGTCGAGCGACCGCCGGATCTGCGGCCCTCGCTGGTGCCGGCGCTTGCGGAACATGTGGTCGACGCGGTGTTCGCGGGCACGTCGACCGGGACGGGCGACACCTGGACGGCCGTGGAGTTCGACGGTTTCTCCGATCACGCCCTCTTCGCCGACCCCTCGATCCAGCGACCCGCCGTGCAGTTCTGCCATCCGGCTGACCGGTTCAACCACTCCGCCGCCGATACGCCGGACAAGGTCTCACCGTTGGAGATGCGTCGTTCGACCGCCGCCGCAGCGGCCTTCGTCCACCTGGCGGCGGGTCCCGGTGAGCCGGGCTCGGCCCGGCCCGGCGCGGTGCGGCGGTGGTGCGCAGCGCAGCAGGAGGCGGCGGCGCGGATCGCCGCCCGGCACGGCGACCCGTGGGGGTACGGACTTCGCGACCACGTGGCGCGTTACACGGCCGGCGTCGGCGCACTGCTTTACGGCGCACCCGTAGCTGCCCCGGACCGGCGGGACCTCGGCGGGCTCACCGCAGCTTGGGAAGGGCCGCTGAATCTACGGGCCATGCAACAGGCCCTGCCGGGCGGGACCCGCGCGGCGGTGGCCGGGGCGATCGCGACGGACAAGTCCTGGCTGTCCGTGCTCTTCAACCTCGCCATCCGGGCCGACGGCAGCACCGACCGCCACGGTCTGGTGGCCACCACCTCGTACGCCCTGCGCCGGCCGCTGGCCGGACCGGTCGTCGACCTGCTTGTGGACGCGCTGCTGGAGTCCGGCTGGGTCACGGAAGGAGCAACGCAATGCCCCTCGCCAACGACTCGTACCGCGGGCTGA
- a CDS encoding TauD/TfdA family dioxygenase: MTMVRAQIDDSRVLRLVADNAPVTMLDTEVGPDRAWRGKDIGPQDWLIRLPGEVLDEVTHLVTQMRKAPLPLLLRAPQQFDLPQSRELMRRVRHTLTDGIGLAVVDRLPLEQLSREEATAAYWVLGQLMSSPVATKWDGTMLYDVRDTGQRFGFGVRGSATNVELSFHTDNGFGVTLPRFVGLLCLQQARSGGVSRFCSLYTVHNELLSRAPDLLRRLYQPMYFDRQAEFAPGAPAVLWAPMFRYEDGQLSVRLVRNLVRRGYTLMEEEMDAPLVAALDLLDSVLADESLQVEFTIEPGQLQYLNNLECGHYRSTFEDFDEPERKRHLIRVWYRDHGAPTYDGYPVD; encoded by the coding sequence ATGACCATGGTCCGTGCCCAGATCGACGACTCGCGGGTGCTGCGACTCGTGGCCGACAACGCGCCGGTGACCATGCTGGACACCGAGGTGGGACCGGACCGCGCCTGGCGGGGGAAGGACATCGGTCCGCAGGACTGGCTGATCCGCCTGCCTGGCGAGGTCCTGGACGAGGTGACCCACCTGGTCACGCAGATGCGGAAGGCACCGCTGCCACTGCTGCTACGCGCCCCGCAGCAGTTCGACCTGCCGCAGAGCAGGGAACTGATGCGCCGGGTCCGGCACACGCTGACCGACGGCATCGGCCTCGCCGTGGTGGACCGGTTGCCGCTTGAGCAACTGAGCCGGGAGGAGGCGACGGCTGCCTACTGGGTGCTCGGGCAGCTCATGAGCAGCCCGGTGGCGACGAAGTGGGACGGAACCATGCTCTACGACGTCCGCGACACCGGGCAGCGGTTCGGTTTCGGTGTGCGTGGCTCCGCCACGAACGTCGAGCTGAGTTTCCACACCGACAACGGGTTCGGCGTGACCCTGCCCCGGTTCGTCGGGCTGCTCTGCCTGCAACAGGCACGCTCCGGCGGCGTGAGCCGGTTTTGCAGCCTCTACACCGTGCACAACGAGCTGCTCAGCCGGGCGCCGGACCTGCTGCGCCGGCTGTACCAGCCGATGTACTTCGACCGGCAGGCCGAGTTCGCGCCCGGCGCGCCCGCCGTGTTGTGGGCGCCGATGTTCCGGTATGAGGACGGGCAGCTCTCGGTACGCCTTGTCCGCAACCTGGTCCGTCGGGGATACACCCTGATGGAAGAGGAGATGGACGCTCCGCTGGTGGCTGCGCTCGACCTGCTGGACTCCGTGCTCGCCGACGAGTCCTTGCAGGTGGAGTTCACCATCGAGCCCGGCCAGCTGCAATACCTCAACAACCTGGAGTGCGGGCACTACCGCAGCACCTTCGAAGACTTCGACGAGCCGGAACGCAAGCGGCATCTCATCCGGGTCTGGTACCGCGACCACGGCGCACCCACGTACGACGGCTACCCGGTGGACTGA
- a CDS encoding FAD/NAD(P)-binding protein produces MTGSPGLAIVGGGPWCTYALERLCAELPHVPLPDGLDVTVIERTGRFGSGAAHDDQQPTTNYLNRVASQLSFAADESNREARHLLAPQLRPTFVQWCRRRFAESGDRRFDLGPRDVPRRYLHGIALREMFDRYVDLLRSVAGVRVRLHAGEVIDIEDIQGRLVVRTEKLAVPVDHVLLVTGQSENRPAPGSLAASLQRHAARQPHARYVPSPYPLGDRLTTETVPPGCRLGVLGLGLTSIDLVLHLTEGRGGSFVPVADGPVPWLRYQPAGAEPRQIVAVSPSGLPPWCRPDNQKADDGTGNGHAALEHKPAFLTLAAVAALRASVGRPTVLDGRTVRQLDFEAHIFPLVVLEMAYAYHRTLLGSTAATQLRERARPRYLEFLNGVVHCPRDHAVDHLLAPVAAWFDEVSDRFARGCADPEQTESFRRFVFGDGPARTSPWGHSTDLRDHAFDWRTLFDPLDSAGPDDGTGWQLRVIRHLRRDITAAVQGNLRNPVKAACDGVWRDLRQVFSAVLDFGGLTARSHRQFREVYLRHYARMSNGTGVEPMLKLLALVESGVLDLSVGPDPVVEPVAGRPAFRLRDRDGQVCHEVDVVVEGRGHPFDPHLDRGPLYRNLIRRGLLRQWRNPAADPADDYLPGAIDVSPDFHPRDRDGWVDERLTVLGAPVEGMVFFQLSAARPHADSSVINLVARWANNFVDVLAARGATPRAREGAHS; encoded by the coding sequence ATGACCGGTTCCCCCGGGCTCGCCATCGTCGGCGGCGGCCCCTGGTGCACGTACGCCCTGGAACGGCTCTGTGCCGAGCTTCCGCACGTGCCGCTGCCCGATGGTCTGGACGTCACGGTGATCGAGCGGACCGGCCGGTTCGGCTCCGGGGCGGCACACGACGATCAGCAACCCACCACCAACTACCTCAACCGGGTCGCGAGCCAACTGTCGTTCGCCGCGGACGAGTCGAACCGGGAAGCGCGGCACCTGTTGGCGCCGCAGCTACGCCCCACGTTCGTGCAGTGGTGCCGCCGCCGGTTCGCCGAGAGCGGCGACCGCCGCTTCGACCTTGGCCCGCGCGACGTGCCACGCCGGTACCTGCACGGCATCGCGCTGCGCGAGATGTTCGACCGGTACGTCGACCTGTTGCGGTCCGTCGCGGGGGTGCGGGTCCGGTTGCACGCCGGTGAGGTCATCGACATCGAGGACATCCAGGGCCGACTGGTGGTCCGGACCGAGAAGCTGGCCGTCCCGGTTGACCACGTGCTGCTCGTCACCGGCCAGTCGGAGAACCGGCCGGCGCCGGGCTCGCTCGCCGCGAGTCTGCAACGCCACGCCGCCAGGCAACCCCACGCACGGTACGTCCCGAGCCCCTACCCGCTCGGCGATCGGCTGACCACCGAAACGGTGCCGCCGGGCTGCCGGCTCGGCGTCCTCGGTCTCGGGCTTACCTCGATCGACCTGGTACTCCACCTCACCGAGGGACGGGGCGGGTCGTTCGTGCCGGTCGCGGACGGTCCGGTGCCATGGTTGCGATACCAGCCGGCAGGCGCGGAGCCACGGCAGATCGTGGCGGTCAGCCCGAGCGGGTTGCCACCCTGGTGTCGACCGGACAACCAGAAGGCCGACGACGGCACCGGGAACGGCCACGCGGCGCTGGAGCACAAGCCGGCGTTCCTCACCCTGGCGGCCGTCGCGGCACTGCGGGCCTCGGTCGGCCGCCCGACCGTCCTCGACGGGCGTACCGTGCGGCAGCTCGATTTCGAGGCGCACATCTTCCCGCTGGTGGTGCTCGAGATGGCCTACGCGTACCACCGCACGCTGCTCGGCAGCACCGCCGCCACCCAACTGCGGGAACGGGCACGCCCTCGGTATCTCGAGTTCCTCAACGGCGTCGTCCACTGCCCCAGGGACCACGCCGTCGATCACCTCCTGGCCCCCGTGGCCGCCTGGTTCGACGAGGTGAGCGACCGGTTCGCGCGGGGCTGCGCGGACCCGGAGCAGACCGAGTCGTTCCGCCGCTTCGTCTTCGGCGACGGACCCGCCCGTACGTCGCCGTGGGGTCACTCCACCGACCTGCGCGACCACGCCTTCGACTGGCGTACGCTCTTCGACCCGCTGGACAGTGCCGGGCCGGATGACGGGACCGGCTGGCAGCTGCGGGTCATCCGACATCTGCGCCGGGACATCACCGCCGCCGTGCAGGGCAACCTGCGCAACCCGGTGAAGGCGGCCTGCGACGGGGTGTGGCGTGACCTGCGCCAGGTGTTCTCGGCGGTGCTCGATTTCGGCGGACTCACCGCCCGGTCGCACCGGCAGTTCCGCGAGGTGTATCTCCGGCACTACGCCCGGATGTCCAACGGCACCGGGGTGGAGCCGATGCTCAAGCTGCTGGCGCTTGTCGAGAGCGGCGTACTTGACCTCTCGGTCGGCCCGGACCCGGTGGTGGAACCGGTTGCCGGCCGGCCGGCGTTTCGGCTGCGCGACCGCGACGGCCAGGTGTGTCACGAGGTGGACGTCGTGGTGGAGGGCCGAGGCCATCCCTTCGACCCGCACCTGGACCGGGGCCCGCTCTACCGCAATCTCATCCGACGCGGCTTGCTGCGGCAGTGGCGCAACCCGGCTGCCGACCCCGCCGACGACTACCTGCCGGGAGCGATCGACGTCTCCCCCGATTTCCATCCGCGCGACCGCGACGGTTGGGTGGACGAACGCCTCACGGTGCTGGGTGCGCCCGTGGAGGGAATGGTCTTCTTCCAGCTTTCCGCCGCCCGCCCGCACGCCGACAGCAGCGTCATCAACCTCGTGGCCCGGTGGGCCAACAACTTCGTGGACGTTTTGGCGGCCCGTGGCGCGACGCCCCGGGCGCGGGAAGGAGCCCACTCATGA
- a CDS encoding amidase → MRSDLIAPDRPVHEWTITELGAALREGTLSSRALTEHVLDRIASVDPELHTFIRVTPERARADAARADVELAAGVDRGPLHGIPYGLKDIIDSAGIPTTCNSRLLLDHVPAEDATSEALLRAGGAVLVGKLATAEFALGGPGFDLPFPPARNPWKPTHFTGGSSAGSAAAVAARLVPLALGSDTGGSIRSPAFNCGVVGLKPTYGLVSRFGLYPLSYSLDHCGTLTRTVADAALALSVLAGFDPRDPSSTPVAPQDYTGELDAGVAGMRIAYARKMFATLPGIHPEVVSSVDAAADRLARLGAVVDEVELPPFDLFKACGRIIMLAEAYAIHEETLRTRPYDYGRYTYQRIAPAATLSAADLVQALRTRRELTVALNTVFRDHDALLTNTGIAPAAPFHDFPLDWPPPSHAVSVQTPTFNVTGNPALALPVGLSEARLPLGVQIVGRPFDERTVFRVAAALESASDFLSRSPELTATGADSGRDVP, encoded by the coding sequence GTGCGGAGTGACCTGATCGCCCCGGACCGACCGGTGCACGAGTGGACCATCACCGAACTGGGCGCCGCCCTGCGCGAGGGGACGTTGAGCTCCCGGGCGCTCACCGAACACGTCCTGGACCGAATCGCCTCGGTCGACCCGGAGCTGCACACCTTCATCCGGGTGACTCCGGAGCGGGCCCGTGCCGACGCGGCCCGCGCCGACGTCGAACTCGCCGCCGGGGTCGATCGCGGCCCGCTGCACGGCATCCCGTACGGGTTGAAGGACATCATCGATTCGGCCGGCATCCCGACAACCTGCAACTCCCGGCTCCTGCTCGATCACGTGCCGGCCGAGGACGCCACAAGCGAGGCGCTGCTGCGGGCAGGTGGTGCGGTGCTCGTCGGGAAGCTCGCGACCGCCGAGTTCGCGCTCGGCGGTCCCGGCTTCGACCTGCCCTTTCCGCCCGCCCGCAACCCGTGGAAGCCCACCCACTTCACCGGCGGCTCGTCGGCCGGGTCGGCTGCGGCGGTGGCCGCCCGGCTGGTGCCGCTCGCGCTCGGCTCCGACACCGGCGGCTCGATCCGTTCCCCTGCCTTCAACTGCGGCGTCGTCGGGCTGAAACCCACGTACGGGTTGGTGTCCCGGTTCGGTCTGTATCCCCTGTCGTACTCCCTCGACCATTGCGGCACCCTCACCCGCACGGTCGCCGACGCCGCGCTGGCGCTGTCGGTGCTGGCCGGCTTCGACCCGCGAGACCCGAGCAGCACGCCGGTCGCCCCGCAGGACTACACCGGGGAACTCGACGCCGGGGTGGCCGGCATGCGGATCGCCTACGCCCGGAAGATGTTCGCCACGCTGCCGGGCATCCACCCCGAGGTCGTCTCGTCGGTGGACGCCGCAGCGGACCGGCTCGCGCGGCTCGGCGCGGTGGTCGACGAGGTGGAGCTGCCGCCCTTCGACCTGTTCAAGGCGTGTGGGCGGATCATCATGCTGGCCGAGGCGTACGCGATCCACGAAGAGACCCTGCGCACCCGCCCGTACGACTACGGCCGGTACACGTACCAGCGCATCGCGCCAGCCGCGACGTTGAGCGCGGCGGACCTCGTCCAGGCCCTGCGCACCCGCCGCGAGCTCACCGTGGCGCTCAACACCGTGTTCCGGGACCACGACGCGCTGCTCACCAATACCGGCATCGCCCCGGCGGCGCCGTTCCACGACTTCCCCCTCGACTGGCCGCCGCCCAGCCACGCCGTGTCGGTGCAGACTCCCACGTTCAACGTCACGGGAAACCCTGCGCTCGCACTGCCGGTGGGCCTCTCCGAGGCCCGGCTTCCGCTCGGCGTGCAGATCGTGGGTCGGCCCTTCGACGAGCGGACGGTGTTCCGCGTCGCCGCCGCGCTGGAATCGGCGTCGGACTTCCTCAGCCGGTCGCCGGAGCTGACCGCGACCGGCGCCGACAGCGGACGGGACGTGCCATGA
- a CDS encoding alkaline phosphatase family protein produces MTHFRTDLAGVLAAESGTGRPRDVVVLALDGIGYRVARDGWPSAHTVLRRSVWPTTTATSWLSQTTGVDVATHGVPGVVFRATAGAGLVNAFSYPGEDLVPPLTTVFHDATRLGYTPVAVLGDMETCPGRWRDAVLAGAHQLTGHRFYTPAPGPYQQRPPHELVALLRAAVRAGLAEPRRRPRLLWCYVEIDRHLHHHGYDAHTLAVLTGLERLACDLADDGAVVLAHADHGLVPTTPDHELAELLRASCVEQRCEMGGAGRTRWLYPPAGAVDRVADRLRARLPTSVRLHHADEVFATTGTSRARHRVGELVLTALGERFIVDPGYRYEHGSSLADEVDTPLASWGL; encoded by the coding sequence GTGACCCACTTCCGTACCGACCTGGCCGGCGTCCTCGCCGCAGAAAGCGGCACCGGTCGGCCGCGAGACGTGGTGGTGCTCGCGCTCGACGGCATCGGCTACCGGGTCGCCCGGGACGGCTGGCCGTCGGCACACACCGTGCTGCGCCGCTCGGTCTGGCCGACCACGACCGCGACGAGTTGGCTCAGCCAGACCACCGGCGTCGACGTCGCCACACACGGGGTACCGGGAGTGGTCTTCCGTGCCACGGCCGGCGCCGGTCTGGTAAACGCCTTCAGCTACCCGGGCGAGGATCTCGTCCCGCCCCTGACGACCGTCTTCCACGACGCGACCCGGCTCGGCTACACGCCGGTCGCGGTGCTGGGGGACATGGAGACGTGCCCGGGTCGGTGGCGCGACGCGGTCCTGGCGGGCGCACACCAGCTCACCGGGCACCGCTTCTACACCCCGGCCCCGGGTCCGTACCAGCAGCGGCCACCCCACGAACTCGTCGCGCTCCTCCGGGCGGCGGTGCGCGCCGGGCTGGCCGAGCCGCGACGCCGGCCGCGTCTGCTGTGGTGCTACGTCGAGATCGATCGACACCTCCATCACCACGGCTACGACGCCCACACCCTCGCGGTGCTTACCGGCCTGGAGCGCCTCGCGTGCGACCTGGCCGACGACGGCGCGGTGGTGCTCGCGCACGCCGACCACGGCCTGGTGCCGACCACACCAGATCACGAACTGGCCGAACTGCTGCGCGCCAGCTGCGTCGAGCAGCGCTGTGAGATGGGCGGCGCGGGCCGTACCCGCTGGTTGTATCCCCCGGCTGGCGCCGTCGACCGGGTCGCCGACCGACTCCGGGCGCGACTGCCGACCTCGGTCCGGTTGCACCACGCCGACGAGGTCTTCGCCACCACCGGCACCTCGCGGGCGCGCCACCGGGTCGGCGAACTGGTGCTCACGGCACTTGGCGAACGCTTCATCGTCGATCCGGGCTACCGCTACGAGCACGGGTCGTCGCTTGCCGACGAGGTCGACACCCCCCTGGCCAGTTGGGGGCTGTGA
- a CDS encoding nucleoside-diphosphate kinase, with product MPRKAEAYRRETYFRDALVDATDLFGDAALDVVHDGALVMMKPDGLRSGKLGMVHDFVTDHGFEVVAVEEVTFTRHMWRELWRHQLNAATLDRLAIKDALYTDRDVLVLVLRCTACGALPGTVRLSRLKGSADLTVQAYDTLRSRLRQPNRVFSLVHFADEPADLLRELGVLFPDETRRRLLGALASGRLAGRDRARLDAALAHEATIEGDPFALPDAVARVEAALADTPLDSAEKRSRAASVAEHVRTATAGAGIDWRWLVAELSALGCPVDPWDVLVVGSYTVVADEPGEPKFIGNPDQFAWDGPVLSSVGAVPVLVPDLGREERQ from the coding sequence ATGCCACGGAAGGCCGAGGCGTACCGGCGGGAGACCTACTTCCGGGATGCGCTTGTCGACGCCACGGACCTGTTCGGCGACGCGGCGCTCGACGTCGTGCACGACGGCGCGTTGGTCATGATGAAGCCCGACGGGCTGCGGTCGGGCAAGCTGGGCATGGTCCATGACTTCGTCACCGACCACGGGTTCGAGGTGGTCGCCGTCGAGGAGGTGACGTTCACCCGGCACATGTGGCGGGAGTTGTGGCGTCACCAACTCAACGCGGCGACCCTCGACCGGCTTGCGATCAAGGATGCGCTCTACACCGACCGGGACGTGCTGGTGCTGGTGCTGCGCTGCACCGCTTGTGGTGCCCTGCCCGGCACGGTGCGGCTGAGCCGGCTGAAGGGCTCGGCCGACCTCACCGTGCAGGCGTACGACACGCTTCGTAGCCGCCTGCGGCAACCCAACCGGGTGTTCAGTCTGGTGCACTTCGCCGACGAACCCGCGGATCTGCTGCGTGAGCTGGGCGTGCTCTTCCCGGACGAGACACGCCGCCGCCTCCTCGGCGCACTCGCCAGTGGCCGGCTGGCAGGCCGGGACCGCGCGCGACTGGACGCGGCCCTGGCCCACGAGGCGACCATCGAAGGTGACCCCTTCGCACTGCCGGATGCGGTGGCCCGGGTCGAGGCCGCGCTTGCCGACACGCCGCTGGACAGCGCCGAGAAGCGGTCCCGGGCGGCATCGGTCGCCGAGCACGTCCGCACCGCGACCGCCGGAGCGGGCATCGACTGGCGCTGGCTGGTCGCCGAGTTGTCCGCCCTGGGCTGTCCGGTCGATCCCTGGGACGTCCTGGTCGTGGGCAGCTACACCGTCGTCGCCGACGAGCCCGGCGAGCCGAAGTTCATCGGCAACCCCGACCAGTTCGCGTGGGACGGGCCCGTGCTGTCTTCGGTCGGCGCCGTACCCGTGCTTGTACCCGACCTGGGCCGCGAGGAGCGACAGTGA